The following coding sequences lie in one Enterococcus sp. 9E7_DIV0242 genomic window:
- a CDS encoding helix-turn-helix transcriptional regulator, translated as MNIGETLRDIRKNKKISQEKISSQSFLDRSSYTRIEGNKKDIRFQDLCLVLENMGINPMEFFSLAMIDEKQQNFRDLFSYCGEHLGNQKKKSELLGYYKKISEKLDRDVRELSNYLSIKGYFYQFWDEVEPVSKEDKKLAYELLINKNYYYQYDYVIISNMIHHFSLKEADLIILKSFPLKDEINRDDKTKKFAYNVMINIITKRIYDNNLDYAEKYLELAKKQDGFSNNYSYRLDIEYLTNLLKLVVTGEPEYYNNVLKFIEIFKLIGDHKYAERLNKELKSLTYDKGSLSDNFPVGLIKEK; from the coding sequence TTGAATATAGGCGAAACGTTAAGGGATATTAGAAAAAATAAAAAAATCAGCCAAGAAAAAATATCTTCTCAATCCTTTCTTGATAGATCATCTTATACAAGAATTGAAGGTAATAAGAAGGATATTCGCTTTCAAGACCTATGTTTAGTCTTAGAAAATATGGGTATAAATCCAATGGAGTTTTTTTCATTGGCAATGATTGATGAAAAACAACAAAACTTTCGAGATTTGTTTAGTTATTGTGGAGAACATCTAGGAAACCAAAAGAAAAAAAGTGAGTTGTTAGGCTATTACAAAAAAATATCTGAGAAGTTAGATAGAGATGTAAGGGAGTTAAGCAATTATCTTTCTATCAAAGGATACTTTTATCAATTTTGGGATGAAGTTGAACCAGTCAGCAAAGAAGATAAAAAGCTTGCATATGAACTATTGATAAATAAAAACTATTATTATCAGTATGATTATGTAATTATTTCTAATATGATCCATCATTTCTCTTTAAAGGAGGCTGATTTGATTATATTGAAATCATTCCCATTAAAAGACGAGATAAATAGAGATGATAAAACTAAAAAATTTGCATACAATGTAATGATAAACATCATTACAAAACGAATTTATGACAATAATTTAGATTATGCGGAAAAATATTTAGAATTAGCGAAAAAGCAGGATGGCTTTTCTAACAACTATAGTTATAGGCTAGATATTGAATATTTAACGAACTTATTAAAACTCGTTGTAACTGGCGAACCTGAATATTATAATAATGTATTGAAATTTATAGAGATTTTTAAATTGATTGGCGATCATAAATATGCAGAGCGATTGAACAAAGAATTAAAATCATTAACTTATGATAAGGGAAGTCTAAGTGATAATTTTCCTGTAGGATTGATAAAAGAGAAGTAA
- a CDS encoding site-specific integrase, translated as MANVYKDKKKGTYYYVASLGFDDVTGKRIQKLKRGFRTRKEAVQAYNEVMNDYGKLAFKTNSTMSYKEYFETIFLPWYRGRVKERTYTNRLSSMYIHFEPFFKKKVSAISPIHIQKWQNELTKTISNAYIRNIYGLFSMSLEQACRLGMIPNNPAKTVGNVKKVRKTVEFWTKEEFEKILSTLDRSDYYEHFSFIVLWLFFMTGMRFGEAQALHWEADINFEDSSLQIEKSMFYQNSNLFYLTEPKTQASKRTIALDETTISYLKDWQEIQRENIGESIYLLSYNGLPMNKHTVRHIIHRHAKLADIHPIRIHGLRHSHASLLISMGENPLIIKDRLGHEDIKTTLGTYGHLYPNMNREVATKLANILSWEQDKAVESKKKTFQGNQYIKKEVM; from the coding sequence ATGGCAAATGTGTATAAAGATAAAAAAAAGGGAACTTATTATTATGTAGCTAGTTTGGGCTTTGATGATGTAACAGGGAAAAGAATACAAAAACTCAAACGAGGATTTAGAACACGTAAAGAAGCAGTACAAGCGTACAATGAAGTGATGAATGATTATGGAAAATTGGCGTTTAAGACGAATAGTACTATGAGCTATAAGGAATATTTTGAAACAATTTTTCTTCCGTGGTATCGGGGACGCGTCAAAGAGCGAACCTATACAAATCGCTTATCGTCTATGTATATCCATTTTGAACCATTTTTTAAGAAAAAAGTATCGGCAATTTCCCCGATCCATATTCAGAAATGGCAAAACGAACTAACAAAAACGATAAGTAATGCGTATATTCGGAATATCTATGGTTTGTTTTCTATGAGTTTAGAGCAGGCTTGCAGGTTGGGAATGATACCGAATAATCCAGCGAAAACGGTTGGAAATGTGAAAAAAGTTAGAAAGACAGTTGAATTTTGGACGAAAGAAGAGTTTGAGAAAATATTGTCCACACTGGATCGCTCAGATTACTATGAACATTTCTCCTTTATAGTTTTATGGTTATTTTTTATGACGGGGATGCGTTTTGGAGAAGCTCAAGCGTTACATTGGGAAGCGGACATCAATTTTGAGGATTCTTCATTACAGATTGAGAAGTCTATGTTTTACCAAAACAGCAACCTCTTCTATCTAACTGAACCGAAAACTCAAGCAAGTAAGCGAACCATCGCATTGGATGAAACAACCATTTCCTATTTGAAGGATTGGCAAGAGATACAGCGAGAAAATATTGGAGAATCTATATATCTACTTTCTTATAATGGCTTACCAATGAATAAACATACGGTTCGTCACATAATCCATAGACATGCAAAACTTGCAGATATACACCCGATAAGGATTCATGGCTTAAGACATTCACATGCTTCGCTATTAATATCTATGGGAGAAAATCCACTGATTATTAAGGATCGCTTAGGGCATGAAGATATAAAAACGACTTTAGGAACTTACGGTCATTTATATCCTAACATGAATCGAGAAGTTGCAACAAAGCTTGCAAATATATTATCGTGGGAACAAGATAAAGCAGTAGAATCAAAGAAAAAGACCTTTCAAGGCAACCAATATATAAAGAAAGAGGTAATGTAA
- a CDS encoding DUF3173 domain-containing protein: MKRNGGILLITVTKDDLVDLGFGISQSQTIIRLAKYYMVNKGYDYYKSRRLGRVPAHAVESILGISLEFPEEEAT, from the coding sequence ATGAAACGGAACGGAGGGATTTTATTGATTACCGTAACTAAAGACGATTTGGTTGATTTGGGGTTTGGTATTAGCCAGTCACAAACAATCATTCGATTAGCGAAATATTATATGGTAAACAAAGGATATGATTATTATAAAAGCCGACGATTGGGAAGAGTACCTGCACACGCTGTAGAGAGCATTTTAGGTATATCGTTGGAGTTTCCAGAAGAAGAGGCTACCTAA
- a CDS encoding replication initiation factor domain-containing protein, with amino-acid sequence MKSREDITVKIDWLQIIFRQSVYEVLENVLQIDSSCFLVESGRVKHKEYDLCYSYGSIKIFTEEYPINGTNECYLILSGDGCTLYEQLLQAMNMTWRLFFRRLFTYCDSFFDVKRLDVALDDRNIIPYFTVKQLIRKCEQGMFYSNRRKHDIYESGFQGTRRSRTLYIGKRKSDLMFRIYDKDMETASEKRVAVEEIGSWKRLEMEFKRMLAHNLVKMIAYEENSLEELIRGIVKEELTFYTDSTCKTIWQPWERYLGKISPIKIPRVYEVTGLLNTEQWLIHGGGLAGVKAFQFLAENSALGHLQDLEQVKEETELSRSLAKKIADHLTEIKRTDLLPKIYAMTKKENSEKKSRKTPPLSST; translated from the coding sequence GTGAAGAGCCGAGAGGATATAACTGTAAAAATTGATTGGCTTCAAATTATTTTTCGACAAAGTGTTTATGAAGTACTGGAAAACGTGTTACAAATTGATTCTTCTTGTTTTTTGGTTGAAAGTGGGCGAGTAAAACACAAAGAGTATGATCTCTGTTATAGTTATGGATCAATCAAAATTTTTACAGAAGAATATCCTATAAATGGAACAAATGAATGTTACCTGATACTCAGTGGGGATGGCTGTACGTTGTATGAACAGTTATTGCAAGCAATGAATATGACATGGAGATTGTTTTTCCGAAGGCTATTCACATATTGTGACTCCTTTTTTGATGTTAAGCGTTTGGATGTTGCTTTGGATGATAGAAACATAATTCCTTATTTTACAGTGAAGCAATTAATTAGAAAATGTGAACAAGGGATGTTTTATTCAAATCGTCGTAAACATGATATCTATGAGAGTGGCTTTCAAGGAACAAGGAGAAGTCGAACGCTTTATATAGGAAAAAGGAAATCAGATTTGATGTTTCGGATTTACGATAAGGATATGGAAACAGCCAGTGAAAAACGTGTAGCAGTTGAAGAGATCGGTTCATGGAAACGTCTGGAAATGGAGTTTAAACGGATGTTAGCCCATAATCTCGTCAAGATGATTGCTTATGAAGAAAATAGCCTAGAAGAGCTGATACGAGGTATTGTAAAGGAGGAGCTGACTTTCTATACGGACTCCACCTGTAAAACAATATGGCAACCATGGGAGCGTTACTTGGGAAAAATTTCTCCTATAAAAATTCCACGTGTTTATGAAGTAACAGGTTTACTTAATACAGAACAATGGTTGATTCATGGTGGAGGTTTAGCAGGAGTAAAGGCATTTCAGTTTTTAGCCGAAAACAGTGCGTTAGGTCATTTGCAAGATTTGGAGCAGGTAAAGGAAGAGACAGAGCTTAGTCGCTCTCTAGCAAAGAAAATCGCTGATCATTTGACGGAAATTAAACGAACAGATTTATTACCAAAAATTTATGCTATGACAAAAAAAGAGAACTCAGAAAAGAAATCGAGAAAGACCCCTCCGCTAAGCTCTACCTAA
- a CDS encoding helix-turn-helix domain-containing protein has product MIENFGTNIARLRKEKGMTQKELADQLGVNKQTISNIEKGEGYPTFKNLEKLSQILSANPIQLFGTMKEIALSDTPRVLDRIDEYHDKVRDILEVEKILADLHDSYGNPNESFEEIITLSNSVKRLERVFELDENEVYSNLSSVLPSHQIQDEINTLASSLKYLEPIFTETKVLDQRRFEVEYSKGYITEEDIYEDRLPYITYAPKIEKILPSSEIINDIHNLAQDLKYIEKNQ; this is encoded by the coding sequence TTGATTGAAAATTTTGGTACAAATATTGCAAGATTACGTAAAGAAAAAGGAATGACTCAAAAGGAATTAGCCGATCAATTAGGCGTAAATAAACAAACAATTTCAAATATAGAAAAAGGAGAAGGCTATCCAACGTTTAAAAATTTAGAAAAATTAAGTCAGATACTCTCCGCAAATCCCATACAGTTATTTGGAACAATGAAAGAAATAGCATTATCTGATACCCCTAGAGTTCTAGATAGAATAGACGAATACCATGATAAAGTACGAGATATATTGGAAGTAGAAAAAATACTTGCTGACTTGCATGATTCGTACGGAAACCCTAATGAGTCGTTTGAAGAAATCATTACCCTGTCAAATAGCGTCAAAAGATTAGAGCGGGTATTTGAACTTGATGAAAATGAAGTATATTCGAATCTTTCGTCTGTACTACCTTCCCATCAAATACAAGATGAAATCAATACTCTCGCTTCTTCACTTAAATACTTGGAACCCATTTTTACTGAAACAAAAGTATTGGATCAAAGAAGATTTGAAGTGGAGTACAGCAAGGGATATATAACCGAAGAGGATATTTATGAAGATAGACTTCCTTATATTACTTACGCACCGAAAATAGAGAAGATTCTTCCCTCTAGTGAAATAATTAATGACATCCACAATCTTGCTCAAGATTTGAAATATATAGAAAAAAACCAATAA
- a CDS encoding radical SAM protein — MRIPGVVTAAILTTNKCSAACQECCFQCTPKNNNRVTLHQMKVFVDNLLTDFPEVKSLVFTGGECFLLKQDLFDIITYASEKGLGTRCITNGYWAKSKEQAKKILSKLKKCGLTEINFSTGDNHQEWVPFQNIVNATVCAVNMEMPVVISVENHSSAAFKVADVYNHPEIMDMMDEDVEHGLFNVMNTIWIPFQKDTEYSYNFKAEKEDKSIKKNIKGCDSILEYIGLDPTNQVISCCGLTLSYIDSMKLGELDDDNLFSLYKKQFDDFLKIWLWVDGPEFIYNYILKEVPAVERNDKLIHPCQFCAEVYNNPRIKEKLQALNEDLMFEVLNRYHVKLKTIARSKMRGEKVI, encoded by the coding sequence ATGAGAATACCTGGTGTAGTAACAGCAGCAATCCTAACAACTAACAAATGTTCGGCTGCCTGTCAAGAATGTTGTTTTCAATGTACACCTAAAAATAATAACAGAGTAACTTTACACCAAATGAAAGTATTTGTAGATAATTTGTTAACCGATTTTCCAGAAGTTAAATCGCTAGTATTTACTGGTGGAGAATGTTTTTTACTAAAGCAAGATCTCTTTGACATTATAACTTATGCCTCTGAAAAGGGGTTGGGGACAAGGTGCATAACAAATGGTTATTGGGCAAAAAGCAAAGAGCAAGCTAAAAAGATTCTTAGTAAATTGAAAAAATGCGGACTCACTGAAATTAATTTTTCTACAGGAGATAACCATCAAGAATGGGTTCCTTTTCAAAATATTGTTAATGCTACTGTTTGTGCTGTAAATATGGAGATGCCAGTGGTAATCTCGGTTGAAAATCATAGTTCAGCAGCATTTAAAGTAGCTGATGTTTATAACCATCCTGAGATAATGGATATGATGGATGAGGATGTTGAACATGGTCTGTTTAATGTAATGAATACAATATGGATTCCATTTCAAAAAGATACAGAATATTCATATAATTTTAAAGCTGAAAAAGAAGATAAATCAATCAAAAAAAATATTAAGGGATGTGATTCAATATTAGAATATATAGGGTTAGACCCAACTAACCAAGTAATTTCATGTTGTGGCTTAACGCTTTCCTATATTGACTCAATGAAATTAGGAGAGTTAGATGATGATAATTTGTTTTCTTTGTATAAAAAACAATTTGATGATTTTCTTAAAATTTGGTTATGGGTAGATGGACCTGAGTTTATTTATAATTATATCTTAAAAGAGGTTCCTGCTGTAGAAAGAAATGATAAATTAATACATCCATGTCAATTTTGTGCAGAAGTATACAATAATCCGAGAATTAAAGAGAAATTACAAGCGCTTAACGAAGATTTGATGTTTGAAGTGTTGAATAGATATCATGTGAAACTTAAAACTATAGCTAGATCAAAGATGAGAGGAGAAAAAGTAATATGA
- a CDS encoding ABC transporter ATP-binding protein, with protein sequence MTYFTNIKKNIYIFLITLFLVTVLALPLPLLSKYLVDDVIATKNLTTLSILIIIFLIIILLQIVFNFINTKYFASLSQTIIKDIRYRIYSSIISDHSSDKVESGKIQTLLLNDSEQFVNNELEILSTILQKLILVFGYFIISMSLSPLLTLICISLIPIYTFWVIWSSNHLKENILIAQNTKDAFLEIYKKDFSNRYIIKLFNFVFYSQKRINTALNIHKSATEKVLVRQNLIYVISSVISSLAIYSPLFFGVYLVITNRLTLGTLMAFQSYSALLFPALADLLSLIGTNKINDVYFDRLLPYLEKKQEDRRPSNRNLVEPRFLIEVLDFEIKDKLDFFLFSSKLEIKKGAWIDLVGINGSGKTVFLKCLSKQIETYNGIIRIDGVNLKNICVENLAKNVVYVSSNQGFISDTIQDELSSENIVYLKKLFEIVLLNKKIEHLPKGYSTTLEELECLLSTGELQKFRIARALSKAPKVLLLDEILSNIDLETRKNIINNIKKNYPKLTVISVDHISNQDNNCKLLINKNHLHWEGSHEQR encoded by the coding sequence ATGACGTATTTTACTAACATTAAAAAAAATATTTATATTTTTCTAATTACACTATTTCTGGTTACCGTGTTGGCTCTGCCACTTCCTTTATTATCAAAATACTTAGTTGATGATGTTATAGCTACTAAAAATTTGACTACTCTATCCATACTCATCATAATTTTCCTAATAATCATCTTATTACAAATAGTATTTAATTTTATCAATACCAAGTATTTCGCAAGTTTAAGCCAGACAATTATTAAAGATATCAGATATCGTATTTACTCGAGCATAATTTCTGACCACTCTTCTGATAAAGTTGAATCAGGAAAAATACAGACTTTACTTTTAAATGATTCTGAACAATTCGTAAATAATGAACTTGAAATTTTGAGTACTATACTCCAAAAATTAATATTAGTTTTTGGCTACTTCATTATTTCAATGAGCCTTAGTCCATTGTTAACGCTAATATGTATCTCACTTATTCCTATCTACACTTTCTGGGTAATTTGGAGTAGCAATCATTTAAAAGAAAATATATTGATTGCACAAAATACTAAAGATGCCTTTTTAGAAATATACAAAAAAGATTTTTCTAACAGATACATTATCAAACTTTTTAATTTCGTCTTCTATTCTCAAAAAAGGATCAACACTGCTCTTAATATACATAAGTCTGCAACTGAAAAAGTCCTAGTCAGACAAAATCTTATATATGTAATCTCCTCTGTGATATCCTCTTTAGCAATATATAGTCCGTTATTCTTTGGAGTATATTTAGTGATTACTAACAGATTGACTTTAGGAACTTTAATGGCTTTCCAGAGTTATTCAGCGCTCTTATTCCCCGCATTAGCAGACTTATTATCATTAATTGGAACTAACAAAATAAATGATGTATACTTTGATAGACTGCTTCCTTACTTAGAGAAAAAGCAAGAAGACAGAAGACCTTCAAATAGAAATCTAGTTGAACCCAGATTTCTAATTGAAGTCTTAGATTTTGAAATAAAAGATAAATTAGATTTCTTTCTATTTTCAAGTAAACTGGAAATAAAAAAAGGAGCATGGATTGATTTGGTTGGTATAAATGGTTCTGGAAAAACAGTTTTTCTCAAATGTTTATCTAAACAAATCGAAACCTACAATGGAATTATTCGTATAGATGGAGTTAATCTGAAAAACATCTGTGTTGAGAACTTAGCAAAAAATGTTGTATATGTTTCATCTAATCAAGGTTTCATTTCAGATACTATTCAAGATGAGCTATCATCTGAGAACATTGTTTATCTAAAAAAATTATTTGAGATTGTACTTCTAAACAAAAAAATCGAACACTTACCAAAAGGGTATTCAACTACTCTCGAAGAGTTGGAGTGTTTACTAAGTACTGGGGAACTACAAAAATTTAGAATTGCTAGAGCATTATCTAAAGCTCCAAAAGTACTTCTACTTGATGAAATATTGTCAAATATAGACTTGGAAACCAGGAAGAACATTATCAATAATATAAAAAAGAATTATCCAAAATTAACAGTTATTTCAGTAGATCATATTTCAAATCAAGACAACAATTGCAAATTGCTTATTAATAAAAATCATTTACATTGGGAGGGTTCTCATGAACAGAGATAG
- the istA gene encoding IS21 family transposase yields MDKLTIIRLLEGGRSQRSVAKELGLNRKTVGRYWRQYQAAQRSLEQDPANPIKKEQLTAPPTYQTENRQPRKYTPEIDQRVEEILAFDQLKAKQLGPHKQRLTTVAIHEMLVSEGFDIGQSTLRPYIREKLQAKKEAYIKQLYPLGYRTEFDFGEVKCLINQQKRTLTIAVFSCPASGYRWGKLYESANQQVFLDAHICFFEQLQGVYSTVVYDNMRNVVKRFVGRHEKELNDELVKMALYYRFEPVVTNPFSGHEKGHVEKSVQVLRRKAFTKQYEFESIGHAQKHLDQAILELNLDSTIAVEQAQLQPLRGFYDYGITTKQTVDKYSFVHVNGNYYSVPDYLVGQKVIVKRYLNELKIVGSSQIIATHLIQKGEKQYSIDIRHYLTTFLRKPKSLEHSLVLKKTPKLRHCFLQYYQKTPRRFLQFIENHLSISLDQLIIQLEEEALKDHKVSKTPPSRAVNEARNQLQEYNLIHQVRKAANK; encoded by the coding sequence ATGGATAAATTAACAATCATTCGTCTGCTGGAAGGTGGCCGTTCTCAACGTTCTGTTGCGAAAGAACTGGGTCTCAATCGAAAAACTGTTGGTCGTTACTGGCGGCAGTATCAAGCAGCACAACGATCATTGGAACAAGATCCTGCCAATCCGATAAAAAAAGAGCAGTTAACGGCTCCACCAACTTATCAAACAGAGAATAGGCAACCTAGAAAATATACACCTGAAATCGACCAACGGGTCGAAGAAATTCTCGCATTTGATCAATTAAAAGCCAAACAGCTTGGTCCTCATAAACAACGATTGACCACTGTAGCGATTCACGAAATGTTGGTATCAGAAGGGTTTGATATTGGACAGAGTACATTACGTCCATATATTCGAGAAAAACTTCAAGCAAAAAAAGAGGCGTATATCAAGCAGCTTTACCCATTGGGTTATCGAACCGAGTTTGATTTTGGTGAAGTAAAATGTCTGATCAACCAACAAAAGAGAACATTGACGATCGCGGTATTCTCTTGCCCAGCTTCTGGTTACCGCTGGGGAAAGCTCTATGAATCTGCCAACCAACAGGTTTTCTTGGATGCCCATATTTGTTTCTTTGAACAGCTTCAGGGTGTTTACTCTACGGTTGTTTATGACAATATGCGAAACGTAGTGAAACGCTTTGTCGGCCGACATGAGAAGGAACTCAATGACGAGTTAGTGAAAATGGCTCTTTATTATCGCTTTGAGCCAGTGGTGACCAATCCCTTCAGCGGCCATGAAAAGGGACACGTAGAGAAAAGTGTGCAGGTTTTACGCCGAAAAGCGTTCACAAAACAGTATGAGTTTGAATCGATTGGACATGCCCAAAAACATTTAGATCAAGCTATACTTGAATTAAACTTAGACTCGACGATCGCTGTGGAACAGGCACAATTACAGCCGCTCCGAGGATTTTATGACTACGGTATCACTACAAAGCAAACCGTAGATAAATATAGTTTTGTCCATGTGAATGGCAACTACTATTCCGTTCCAGATTATCTGGTTGGTCAGAAAGTCATCGTGAAACGTTATCTCAATGAACTGAAAATTGTCGGTTCCAGCCAGATTATCGCGACACACCTTATTCAGAAGGGAGAAAAGCAATACTCGATCGATATTCGTCATTATTTAACGACTTTTTTACGGAAGCCTAAGTCATTGGAACACTCGCTTGTTTTGAAGAAGACACCTAAGTTGCGGCATTGTTTTCTTCAGTATTATCAAAAGACCCCGCGTAGATTTCTTCAATTTATTGAAAATCATTTAAGTATCTCTTTGGATCAATTGATCATCCAGTTAGAAGAAGAAGCGTTGAAAGACCATAAGGTCTCTAAAACACCACCTAGTCGAGCGGTAAATGAAGCGAGAAACCAACTGCAGGAATATAATCTGATCCACCAAGTGAGAAAGGCGGCCAATAAATGA